A window of Lysobacter terrestris contains these coding sequences:
- a CDS encoding DUF2147 domain-containing protein, producing MLLKPMLIALLLAALPGIAHAQQASPIGRWRTVDDETGKAKSVVEVYQARDGSYAGKVVEILDTSDGPNPLCNKCAGANRNKPIKGMVILWGLRPAGSGWDGGMVLDPERGKSYRSKLQLREDGRKLGVSGCIAFICRSQEWLRDPA from the coding sequence ATGCTCCTGAAGCCCATGCTCATCGCCCTGCTGCTGGCGGCACTGCCTGGCATCGCCCACGCCCAGCAGGCTTCGCCGATCGGTCGCTGGCGCACGGTCGATGACGAAACCGGCAAGGCGAAATCCGTCGTCGAGGTCTACCAGGCGCGCGATGGCAGCTATGCCGGCAAGGTGGTGGAAATCCTCGATACCAGCGATGGTCCCAATCCGCTGTGCAACAAATGCGCCGGCGCCAATCGCAACAAGCCGATCAAAGGCATGGTGATCCTGTGGGGATTGCGACCCGCAGGCAGCGGCTGGGACGGCGGCATGGTGCTGGATCCGGAACGCGGCAAGTCATACCGATCGAAGCTGCAGCTGCGCGAGGACGGCCGCAAGCTGGGCGTCTCCGGCTGCATCGCCTTCATCTGCCGCTCGCAGGAGTGGCTGCGCGATCCGGCCTGA
- a CDS encoding DUF2147 domain-containing protein yields MRTKLLCSLLALPLLAASAMAFAQSAGSPAGRWKTYDEDTNKPRLIVDIYQAKNGSYAAKVVETLFAPDATCTSCTGANKGKPMKDMVIAWNLKPDGENKFSGGTVLKLANGKTYKSKAELVDGGKKFNIYGCVGFICKHQTWTREH; encoded by the coding sequence ATGCGCACCAAACTGCTCTGCTCGCTGCTTGCCCTGCCGCTGCTCGCGGCGTCCGCGATGGCCTTCGCCCAGTCGGCGGGTTCGCCGGCCGGCCGCTGGAAGACCTACGACGAGGACACCAACAAGCCGCGTCTCATCGTCGACATCTACCAGGCCAAGAACGGCTCTTACGCGGCCAAGGTCGTCGAGACCCTGTTCGCGCCCGACGCGACCTGCACCTCCTGCACCGGCGCCAACAAGGGCAAGCCGATGAAGGACATGGTCATCGCCTGGAACCTCAAGCCCGATGGCGAGAACAAGTTCTCCGGCGGCACGGTGCTCAAGCTCGCCAACGGCAAGACCTACAAGTCCAAGGCCGAACTGGTCGACGGCGGCAAGAAGTTCAACATCTACGGCTGCGTCGGCTTCATCTGCAAGCACCAGACCTGGACGCGCGAGCACTGA